Within the Desulfitibacter sp. BRH_c19 genome, the region GAAAAAAGTAGCAGAATTAACTACAAAATACCCCCTTTATCCTGACATGGAAGTAAAGTGAAACTTGCCAATTCATTGGCCTGCTGAACTAATCAGGAAGTTAGCGCCCGTTTAGACAAAGCTACCTACGGACGCTTAGCTGCGTGGTAAAGTAAAAGTAGGATATAGAAGTCTTTCTTTTTGAGCTCGGCGTTTTTCGCCGGGCTTTTGTTGTTTCAGAAAGTCTATATTTTTTTTCACAGATTGCCCTTGCTATGGTATGATAATGATAAATAAATCATATAATTGTAGCATTTTGGGGGAAAACCAATGAGTATAATTAAAAGACCTACATGGGATGAATATTTTATAGAAATTGCTCAAGTTGTTGCTAAACGATCTACCTGTCTAAGACGATTTTATGGTGCTGTCATAGTCAAGGATAAAATACTTATAAGCACAGGATTTAATGGCTCCGCAAGAGGAGAGGCTAATTGTGTGGATGTGGGACAGTGCGTTAGAGATAAGCTTAAAGTCCCAAAGGGAGAACGATATGAATTATGTGTAGCGGTCCACGCTGAACAAAATGCAATTATCAATGGTGACC harbors:
- a CDS encoding cytidine deaminase yields the protein MSIIKRPTWDEYFIEIAQVVAKRSTCLRRFYGAVIVKDKILISTGFNGSARGEANCVDVGQCVRDKLKVPKGERYELCVAVHAEQNAIINGDPVKMKDSTIYIAGFNFDGTDASGEPCLMCRRMITNAMIKRVVYLTSAGERKQYYP